The proteins below are encoded in one region of Thermosulfurimonas marina:
- the nrfD gene encoding NrfD/PsrC family molybdoenzyme membrane anchor subunit: MRDGLKKLVWLVAIVLFVVGFYGLYARLTYGHRMADYGSYVTWGLWVAAYIYFIGLSAGAFSLSTLVYVFGVKRLERIGKLALWTAFACLIAALLSIWFDIGHLWRAWRIPTHWPVSMMSWMAVLYSAYFLLILVEIWFAMRKDLVERAQQGSAFCSFLTFGSRDTSPEALARDKKVLKVLGIIGIPLATAFHGGVGTLFAVVAAKHHWHSGLTPIVFLVGALLSGAGLLIFATYIWGPEEEAERNEMIKFMGYILIGLICFDFLLEIAEFLVGSYAKVPEEYLPIRYIILGYYGKYWYTFWIVHFLGGVILPILLAWSRKPGAVALAGLLVAVTFLSVRLNIVVPGQVVPEIKGLEWAFFGPGLKYFYFPTLEEWLLTAWVTGLGMLIFLVGEKLLPVSANKN, encoded by the coding sequence ATGAGAGACGGCCTTAAAAAACTGGTCTGGCTGGTAGCCATTGTCCTTTTCGTGGTGGGTTTTTACGGCCTTTATGCACGCCTTACCTACGGGCACCGCATGGCCGACTACGGCTCCTATGTGACCTGGGGGCTGTGGGTGGCGGCCTACATCTATTTTATCGGTCTTTCCGCGGGAGCCTTTTCCCTCTCCACCCTGGTCTATGTTTTCGGGGTGAAAAGGCTTGAGCGCATCGGGAAACTGGCCCTCTGGACGGCCTTTGCCTGCTTGATCGCGGCCCTCCTTTCCATCTGGTTCGATATCGGACACCTGTGGCGGGCCTGGCGCATCCCCACGCATTGGCCCGTCTCCATGATGAGCTGGATGGCCGTCCTTTACAGCGCCTACTTCCTCCTGATTCTGGTCGAGATCTGGTTTGCTATGCGCAAGGACCTCGTCGAGAGGGCCCAGCAGGGTTCGGCCTTCTGCTCCTTTCTCACCTTTGGGAGCCGCGACACTTCCCCGGAGGCCCTGGCCCGGGATAAGAAGGTCCTCAAGGTCCTGGGGATCATCGGTATCCCTCTGGCCACGGCCTTCCACGGAGGAGTGGGTACGCTCTTTGCCGTGGTGGCGGCCAAGCACCACTGGCACAGCGGCCTCACCCCCATCGTCTTTCTCGTGGGCGCGCTCCTTTCCGGGGCGGGCCTTCTCATCTTTGCCACCTATATCTGGGGCCCCGAGGAGGAGGCTGAACGCAACGAAATGATCAAATTCATGGGCTACATCCTCATCGGTCTTATCTGCTTCGACTTTCTCCTGGAGATTGCGGAATTTCTGGTGGGCTCCTACGCCAAGGTGCCTGAGGAGTATCTTCCCATCCGCTATATCATTCTCGGCTATTACGGGAAGTACTGGTACACCTTCTGGATTGTCCACTTCCTGGGTGGGGTGATTCTCCCCATCCTTTTGGCCTGGAGCCGCAAGCCCGGGGCGGTGGCCCTGGCCGGGCTCCTGGTGGCGGTGACCTTCCTCTCCGTGCGCTTGAACATCGTGGTCCCCGGACAGGTGGTCCCGGAGATCAAGGGTCTGGAATGGGCCTTTTTCGGCCCGGGCCTCAAGTACTTCTATTTCCCCACCCTGGAGGAATGGCTCCTTACCGCCTGGGTTACGGGCCTGGGCATGCTGATCTTCCTGGTGGGGGAGAAGCTTCTCCCCGTAAGTGCCAACAAAAACTGA
- a CDS encoding sigma-54-dependent transcriptional regulator, translated as MAKPLILLIDDDRSIPYALPRALQEYRFLTAENGKTGLSRISPEVSVVLLDLKLPDLSGLEVLKRLKEGYPELPVIVITAFADADSAIEAMRAGAYEYVVKPFDTEELRAVLSRALTSREIESGLCLPCQTGLGEGRQFIGKSRAILEVCKLIGQVASSPAPVLITGESGVGKELVARLIHHYSPRKAQPFVALNCAALPETLIEAELFGYERGAFTGADRAHPGKFEQAHGGTLFLDEVGDMSPALQVKLLRVLEEGTVERLGSSRTRRVDVRVLAATNRDLEALVAEGAFREDLYHRLRVLTIHIPPLRERREDIPILAHYFVEKASRELGKRIFLSQAALERLLAYSWPGNVRELENTLTRAAVLARGSLILPEDIQFPEPRTSGGNAAGLLAYELVERLRKECLEGELYERVLATVEKALLSRVLEETGGNQLRAARLLGINRNTLRAKLQKYGLSGN; from the coding sequence GTGGCTAAACCCCTCATTCTCCTCATCGACGACGATCGGTCCATCCCTTACGCCCTACCCCGGGCCCTTCAGGAGTACCGTTTTCTCACCGCCGAAAACGGAAAGACCGGCCTTTCCCGGATCTCTCCGGAGGTCTCGGTGGTTCTTCTGGACCTCAAACTCCCGGATCTCTCCGGTCTGGAAGTCCTCAAAAGGCTCAAGGAGGGCTATCCGGAACTTCCGGTGATCGTGATCACCGCCTTTGCGGACGCGGACTCGGCCATTGAGGCCATGCGGGCCGGGGCCTACGAGTATGTGGTAAAGCCTTTTGATACCGAAGAGTTGCGGGCGGTGCTCTCCCGGGCCCTGACCTCCCGAGAGATTGAAAGCGGCCTCTGTCTTCCCTGCCAGACCGGGCTCGGGGAAGGTCGGCAGTTCATCGGAAAGAGCCGGGCCATCCTGGAGGTCTGCAAGCTCATCGGCCAGGTGGCCTCCTCACCGGCCCCGGTCCTCATCACCGGAGAGTCCGGGGTGGGCAAGGAGCTGGTGGCCCGCCTCATCCACCACTACAGCCCCCGCAAAGCCCAACCCTTCGTGGCCTTAAACTGCGCCGCCCTTCCGGAGACCCTTATTGAGGCCGAGCTTTTCGGCTACGAACGCGGGGCCTTTACCGGGGCCGATCGGGCTCACCCCGGAAAGTTTGAACAGGCCCATGGAGGGACCCTCTTCCTGGACGAGGTGGGGGACATGAGCCCGGCCCTCCAGGTAAAGCTCCTGCGGGTGCTAGAAGAGGGGACGGTGGAGCGCCTGGGCTCAAGCCGAACCCGGCGGGTGGATGTGCGGGTGCTGGCCGCCACCAATCGCGATCTTGAGGCCCTGGTGGCCGAAGGCGCCTTCCGGGAAGACCTTTACCATCGCCTGCGGGTTCTCACCATCCACATCCCTCCCTTGAGGGAGCGCCGGGAGGATATACCGATCCTCGCCCACTACTTCGTGGAGAAAGCCTCCCGGGAGCTGGGAAAGAGGATTTTCCTCAGCCAGGCGGCCCTGGAAAGGCTCCTGGCCTATTCCTGGCCGGGAAATGTAAGAGAGCTGGAAAACACCCTCACCCGGGCCGCGGTCCTGGCCCGGGGCTCCCTCATCCTGCCGGAAGATATCCAGTTTCCGGAGCCCCGGACCTCCGGCGGAAACGCCGCCGGGCTTCTGGCCTACGAGCTGGTGGAACGCCTGAGAAAGGAATGTCTCGAAGGGGAGCTCTACGAACGGGTCTTGGCGACCGTGGAAAAGGCCCTTCTTTCCCGGGTGCTGGAGGAGACCGGGGGCAACCAGCTCCGGGCCGCTCGCCTCCTGGGTATCAACCGCAACACCCTGCGGGCCAAACTCCAGAAATACGGTCTGTCCGGAAACTAA
- the dnaA gene encoding chromosomal replication initiator protein DnaA: MPSLSEKIKDYLRERLPESAFRVWIRPLRLEEEGSRVRLVFPNTFSKEWVEENYGRLLAEALECLAPEKEAEWVVEEETPAPVQLALPYEPARVLGRRLSPRFTFEEFVVGDCNRLAYRVCRRVVEDPRGQIVYLTAESGLGKSHLSQALGHALLKEKEGLRLCYLTARDFTTRLMQALRGGQMEEFKERLWRGCDVLVLDEIHQIPPRDFTQGELALALDHLYEEEKAVVFTSLRRPHELSHLDSSLRSRLSAGVIVRINPPDYETRKNIIRRKAARQGYRLPEEVVEFLARRLRGDIRRIESAVVGLIARASLLREPVTLQLARELVAEIAPPEGPDRTEIIIQAVCRAFHIDPEELRSSSRKKRISEPRQVAMFFLRKFTSKSLAAIGERFNRDHATVVYALQAVERKLVSSDRFRYRLEYLEKELRESLRLEEDLEDRPEGPEETPGAALSGR; the protein is encoded by the coding sequence ATGCCTTCTTTATCCGAAAAAATCAAAGATTATCTTCGCGAAAGGCTTCCTGAGTCCGCATTTCGGGTCTGGATAAGGCCTTTAAGGCTGGAAGAGGAGGGCTCCAGGGTCCGCCTCGTCTTCCCCAACACCTTTAGTAAAGAATGGGTGGAGGAAAACTATGGAAGGCTTCTTGCCGAAGCCCTGGAGTGTCTAGCCCCGGAGAAGGAGGCCGAGTGGGTGGTGGAGGAGGAGACCCCTGCCCCGGTACAGCTAGCCCTTCCCTACGAGCCGGCCCGGGTCCTGGGCCGCCGGCTCTCTCCCCGTTTCACCTTCGAGGAATTCGTGGTGGGGGACTGCAACCGGCTGGCCTACCGGGTCTGCCGCCGGGTGGTGGAGGATCCCCGGGGCCAGATCGTCTACCTTACCGCCGAAAGCGGTCTGGGCAAAAGCCATCTCTCCCAGGCCCTGGGGCATGCCCTCCTTAAAGAAAAGGAGGGCCTTCGTCTCTGCTATCTCACCGCCCGGGACTTCACCACGCGCCTCATGCAGGCCTTAAGAGGGGGCCAGATGGAGGAGTTCAAGGAACGTCTTTGGCGAGGCTGCGACGTCCTGGTACTGGATGAAATCCACCAGATCCCCCCCCGAGACTTTACTCAAGGGGAGTTGGCCCTGGCCCTGGATCATCTTTACGAGGAAGAAAAGGCGGTGGTCTTCACCTCCCTCCGACGGCCCCATGAGCTCTCGCATCTCGACTCTTCCCTGCGTTCGCGCCTTTCAGCCGGAGTGATCGTGCGCATCAATCCTCCGGACTACGAGACCCGCAAGAACATTATCCGCCGTAAGGCCGCCCGCCAGGGGTACCGACTCCCGGAAGAGGTGGTGGAATTCCTGGCCCGACGCCTGCGAGGAGACATCCGGCGCATCGAAAGTGCGGTGGTAGGGCTTATCGCCCGGGCCAGCCTCCTGCGCGAACCGGTCACCCTCCAGCTGGCCCGGGAGCTGGTAGCCGAAATCGCCCCTCCGGAGGGCCCGGACCGGACCGAAATCATCATTCAGGCCGTCTGCCGGGCCTTCCACATCGATCCCGAGGAGTTGCGCTCTTCCTCCCGGAAAAAGCGGATAAGTGAGCCCCGCCAGGTGGCCATGTTTTTCCTGCGCAAGTTCACCTCCAAAAGCCTTGCGGCCATCGGAGAGCGGTTCAACCGGGATCACGCCACGGTGGTCTATGCCCTGCAGGCCGTGGAACGCAAGCTCGTCTCTTCGGACCGCTTCCGTTACCGGTTAGAATATCTGGAAAAGGAGTTGCGGGAGAGTCTGCGTCTTGAGGAGGATCTCGAAGACCGCCCGGAAGGCCCTGAGGAAACTCCTGGGGCCGCGCTTTCTGGAAGATGA
- a CDS encoding sensor histidine kinase, whose translation MPLLRFLRSAAFQISATLTLIIALTTLAVSYLILSREKAFFQREILARLHFQAQALAREATEPLLYEDLYRLYALLKNAVQSEPDLVGAELFSESSGIQIRFPREFRSDPHLVVIREEIVSSDIGRLGEIRLYLRPGAVGQKMRDTEKRLLILVLVIMVNGTLAALWMARRVVRPVLILSRAAQRIGQGGFGETVQVKAVGEIQELVKNFNQMSLQIRDLVEEIRRTHERMARSEMLAALGQFAAGVAHEIKNPLTSISLLVKLARLGKATPEDFEVLEKEIQRIDRIVKNFLDFARSGKEKLRFQRVDPEEILGEVTELIRPQAKKQKVTLVTHFEGLAPLETSPEALKQILLNLVLNALEAMPEGGELHLAATLQDGHLRLAVRDTGPGIPEEVRQRIFEPFFTTKPEGTGLGLAITYNLVQNLGGEIEIRSREGEGTEVEISLPIKNPEGPRG comes from the coding sequence ATGCCCCTTCTGAGGTTCCTCCGCAGCGCGGCCTTTCAGATCTCCGCGACCCTCACCCTGATCATTGCCCTTACCACCCTGGCGGTCTCCTACCTCATCCTTTCCCGGGAAAAGGCCTTCTTCCAGCGGGAAATCCTGGCCCGGCTCCACTTTCAAGCCCAGGCCCTGGCCCGAGAGGCCACCGAACCCCTCCTCTACGAGGACCTTTATCGTCTCTACGCCCTCCTTAAAAATGCCGTCCAGAGCGAGCCCGACCTGGTGGGAGCGGAACTTTTTTCCGAAAGCAGCGGTATCCAGATCCGGTTTCCCCGGGAATTTCGTTCCGACCCCCATCTGGTGGTCATCCGGGAAGAGATCGTTTCCTCGGATATCGGCCGGCTGGGGGAGATCCGCCTCTATCTTCGCCCAGGAGCTGTAGGACAAAAAATGCGGGACACGGAAAAACGCCTCCTTATCTTGGTTCTGGTGATCATGGTCAATGGGACTCTGGCCGCCTTGTGGATGGCCCGTCGGGTGGTGCGACCGGTATTGATCCTCAGCCGGGCGGCCCAAAGGATCGGACAAGGGGGGTTTGGAGAGACCGTGCAGGTAAAGGCCGTGGGCGAAATCCAGGAACTGGTAAAGAATTTCAACCAGATGAGTCTCCAGATTAGAGACCTGGTGGAAGAGATTCGCCGGACCCATGAGCGCATGGCCCGTTCGGAGATGCTGGCCGCTCTGGGGCAGTTCGCCGCCGGGGTGGCCCATGAGATCAAAAACCCCCTGACCTCCATCAGTCTCCTCGTGAAACTGGCCCGTCTTGGAAAGGCTACCCCGGAGGACTTTGAAGTTCTGGAAAAGGAGATCCAGAGGATCGATCGTATCGTAAAAAATTTCCTGGATTTTGCCCGGAGCGGAAAAGAAAAATTGAGATTTCAGAGGGTGGATCCCGAAGAAATCCTGGGGGAGGTGACGGAACTGATTCGTCCCCAGGCCAAAAAGCAGAAGGTGACCTTGGTTACCCACTTTGAGGGCCTGGCTCCTCTGGAGACCTCGCCGGAGGCCCTGAAACAGATCCTGCTCAACCTGGTCCTCAACGCCCTGGAGGCCATGCCTGAGGGGGGAGAGCTCCACCTGGCGGCCACCCTCCAGGACGGCCACCTCCGGCTTGCGGTCCGGGATACCGGGCCAGGCATCCCGGAGGAGGTGCGCCAGCGGATCTTCGAGCCCTTTTTCACCACCAAGCCCGAAGGAACCGGCCTGGGGCTGGCCATCACCTACAATCTGGTGCAAAATCTCGGGGGAGAAATCGAAATCCGTTCCCGGGAGGGAGAGGGGACGGAGGTGGAGATCTCTCTGCCGATTAAAAATCCGGAGGGCCCTCGTGGCTAA
- a CDS encoding 4Fe-4S dicluster domain-containing protein: MAIIDVQWTEARVRMMEDLERALRKPIEKRRWAMVIDLGKCIGCTACTTACVAENHLPPGVVYRPVIYEETGKFPNVRARFIPRPCMHCDHPPCTKVCPAIATWKRPDGIVVVDYHKCIGCRYCIVACPYSARTFDKGYYWCDGTPEIPAYEKLPAFEYGKVWPREKREESPVGNVRKCHFCMHRIDKGLLPACMVTCLGDATYFGDANDPKSLVSELIGSPRAVRLKEHMGTKPFVFYLI, encoded by the coding sequence ATGGCCATTATCGACGTCCAATGGACGGAGGCCCGCGTGCGCATGATGGAGGATCTGGAGCGGGCCCTCCGCAAGCCTATTGAGAAGCGCCGCTGGGCCATGGTGATCGACCTCGGCAAGTGTATCGGGTGCACGGCCTGCACCACGGCCTGTGTGGCGGAGAACCATCTTCCGCCCGGGGTGGTGTACCGGCCGGTGATCTACGAGGAAACGGGGAAGTTTCCCAATGTAAGGGCCCGTTTCATCCCGCGGCCCTGTATGCACTGTGATCATCCGCCTTGCACCAAGGTCTGTCCGGCTATCGCCACCTGGAAGCGTCCGGACGGGATCGTGGTGGTGGATTATCACAAGTGCATCGGGTGCCGCTACTGCATAGTGGCCTGCCCTTACAGCGCCCGCACCTTTGACAAGGGTTATTACTGGTGCGATGGGACCCCGGAGATCCCGGCCTACGAAAAACTTCCGGCCTTCGAGTACGGAAAGGTCTGGCCGCGGGAAAAGCGGGAGGAGTCTCCGGTGGGCAATGTGCGCAAGTGTCACTTCTGTATGCACCGCATTGACAAGGGGCTTCTTCCGGCCTGTATGGTGACCTGCCTCGGGGATGCCACCTATTTCGGGGACGCCAACGATCCCAAGTCCCTGGTCTCCGAGCTGATCGGCTCCCCGCGGGCGGTGCGGCTTAAGGAACACATGGGCACCAAGCCCTTCGTCTTCTACCTAATTTAG
- a CDS encoding PhnD/SsuA/transferrin family substrate-binding protein — MKFWTIWLVILLWAGGVQAREAYVFVVSPMTSPTITMETYYDLVNYLSRKLGRPVILKQRRTYEEVNRMLASGEADFGHVCTGAFLAGRKDFGLKLLAIPVIHGRYYYQAYIIVAKDSPYRRFEDLRGKTFVFTDPLSLTGRLYVLARLRTLGTSPEKLFRKVFYSHGHEKSIEIVAAGLVDGASVDSLVFEDLKVRGISYVNKVRILEKSPLLGIPPFVASPESPEEFRRKVLSLLLHMPEDPEGRVVLQKMGIERFLPPKHEIYRQTLEILKRCPF; from the coding sequence ATGAAATTTTGGACTATATGGCTGGTGATCCTCCTTTGGGCCGGGGGGGTGCAGGCCAGAGAGGCCTATGTCTTTGTGGTCTCCCCTATGACCTCCCCCACCATCACCATGGAGACCTATTATGACCTGGTTAACTATCTTTCCCGGAAGCTGGGAAGACCGGTAATCCTTAAACAACGCCGCACTTACGAAGAAGTAAACCGCATGCTGGCCTCCGGGGAGGCAGATTTTGGGCATGTGTGCACCGGGGCCTTTCTGGCCGGGCGCAAAGATTTCGGGCTAAAGCTCCTGGCCATCCCGGTCATCCACGGCCGCTACTATTACCAGGCCTACATCATCGTGGCCAAGGATAGCCCCTACCGACGATTTGAAGACCTCCGAGGGAAAACCTTCGTCTTCACCGACCCCCTCTCCCTTACCGGCCGGCTTTATGTGCTGGCCCGCCTGCGCACGCTGGGAACCTCGCCGGAAAAACTTTTCCGGAAGGTCTTTTATTCTCACGGGCACGAAAAGTCCATCGAGATAGTGGCCGCGGGTTTGGTGGACGGGGCCTCCGTGGACAGCCTGGTCTTTGAAGACCTCAAAGTCCGGGGGATCTCCTATGTTAATAAAGTGCGCATCCTGGAAAAGTCTCCCCTCCTGGGGATTCCGCCCTTTGTAGCCTCGCCCGAAAGCCCGGAGGAATTCCGGCGGAAAGTCTTGAGTCTCCTCCTTCATATGCCCGAAGATCCGGAAGGCCGGGTAGTGCTTCAGAAGATGGGTATAGAACGCTTCCTGCCCCCGAAACACGAAATCTATCGCCAAACCCTTGAGATCCTCAAGAGATGCCCCTTCTGA
- a CDS encoding FAD-binding oxidoreductase, with product MRRISKTARKALRKLLGPRFLEDEAGRLSYAYDASGLTFVPEAVALPETTEEVSRILALSYEEEFPVIPRGAGTATTGGPLASEGGLVLALSRMDRILEINPEDLVVVVEPGVVNARLKEALAVRGLFYPPDPASLSFSTIGGNVATCAGGPKGLKYGVTRDYVLGVEAVLPGGEVLPLGTRTLKGVMGYDLTRLLVGSEGTLAVLTKITLKVLPLPPARRTLLAAFSSEEAALSGMQAVLEGGGLPAAAEFLDKTALSALDYPQKEARGILLFEFDGTEAGVAEEVSRARETLATRALLLKEASGEEAEALWELRRGLSPALKRLGSRRTADDVVLPRSRLPRFLSEAKARARKYGLTLTCFGHAGDGNLHVNILFQPEEEARARALREEILHLVLELSGTLSGEHGVGLTRRAWLPAEIPARALALMQGLKHLFDPKGLLNPGKIF from the coding sequence TTGAGGAGGATCTCGAAGACCGCCCGGAAGGCCCTGAGGAAACTCCTGGGGCCGCGCTTTCTGGAAGATGAGGCCGGGCGCCTTTCCTACGCCTACGACGCCTCGGGGCTAACCTTTGTCCCCGAGGCCGTGGCCCTCCCGGAGACCACGGAAGAGGTCTCCCGGATCCTGGCCCTTTCTTACGAGGAGGAGTTTCCCGTGATCCCCCGGGGGGCCGGGACCGCCACCACCGGGGGGCCGCTGGCCTCCGAAGGGGGGCTGGTCCTGGCCCTCTCCCGCATGGACCGCATCCTGGAGATCAACCCCGAGGATCTGGTGGTTGTGGTGGAGCCCGGGGTGGTAAACGCCCGGCTCAAGGAGGCCCTGGCCGTCCGCGGTCTCTTCTATCCCCCGGATCCGGCCAGCCTCTCCTTTTCCACCATCGGGGGCAACGTGGCCACCTGTGCCGGAGGCCCCAAAGGACTCAAATACGGGGTCACCCGGGACTATGTCCTGGGCGTGGAGGCGGTGCTTCCCGGAGGAGAAGTCCTCCCCCTGGGCACCCGCACCCTAAAGGGGGTCATGGGCTATGACCTCACCCGGCTTCTCGTGGGCTCCGAGGGGACCCTGGCCGTGCTCACCAAGATCACCCTCAAGGTCCTTCCCCTGCCTCCGGCCCGGAGGACCCTTCTTGCGGCCTTTTCGTCCGAGGAGGCCGCCCTTTCCGGCATGCAGGCCGTACTCGAAGGGGGAGGACTTCCGGCAGCCGCGGAATTTCTGGACAAGACCGCCCTTTCGGCCCTGGACTATCCCCAAAAAGAAGCCCGTGGGATCCTTCTCTTTGAGTTCGACGGTACGGAGGCCGGCGTGGCCGAAGAGGTCTCTCGGGCCCGAGAGACTCTGGCGACCCGGGCCCTTCTCCTGAAGGAGGCCTCGGGGGAGGAGGCGGAGGCCCTCTGGGAGCTTCGCCGGGGGCTTTCTCCGGCCCTGAAAAGGCTCGGTTCCCGCCGCACGGCAGACGATGTGGTGCTGCCCCGCTCTCGCCTTCCCCGCTTCCTCTCTGAGGCCAAGGCCCGGGCCCGAAAGTATGGTCTTACCCTAACTTGTTTTGGCCACGCCGGAGACGGAAATCTCCACGTCAATATCCTCTTTCAGCCGGAGGAGGAGGCCCGGGCCCGAGCCCTGCGCGAAGAAATCCTTCACCTGGTCCTGGAGCTTTCCGGAACCCTTTCCGGGGAACACGGCGTAGGGCTTACCCGCAGGGCTTGGCTTCCGGCAGAGATCCCCGCCCGGGCTTTGGCCCTCATGCAAGGCCTAAAACACCTTTTCGACCCCAAAGGCCTCCTCAACCCCGGCAAGATCTTCTAA
- a CDS encoding radical SAM protein yields MELAKYLGRRRPVLLHLTVTGRCQARCEGCINALSFGRREDFWKDWECEPERDTQALAELIDKAKGRPAVVAFYGGEPLLAAEKMEAVRSRLRALFSSRDLRFMLYTNGELISRALAAHPNLFQDLWLVSVSIDGSERQHNFFRRGTDLARIRENLRALRRASPARVLMWSTLREGARLADCLAEFLRLEKEGLADYFFWHLIELDEPIRDFPQFFQIYQQDLVGLFEHYLERLARGQILPVLPLNELLFFLLKGLRRGHTGCGVERAENFDLQGGKVLPCADLGEDFVLAQVDEKGRICWQSSPGALSLLVNYREELGCPECSADFYCGGRCPVLFKNSPERARQYCLLTRALVSLAREGLPEVHRILSRRGLSPEDLYFPYGYLALFTDVVP; encoded by the coding sequence ATGGAGCTTGCGAAGTATCTGGGGCGAAGGCGGCCGGTCCTTTTGCATCTCACCGTTACCGGACGCTGTCAGGCCCGGTGTGAGGGCTGTATCAATGCCCTTTCCTTCGGAAGACGGGAGGACTTCTGGAAGGATTGGGAATGTGAACCGGAGCGAGATACCCAGGCCCTGGCGGAGTTGATAGACAAGGCCAAAGGGCGTCCGGCGGTGGTGGCCTTTTACGGCGGGGAGCCCCTTCTGGCGGCGGAAAAGATGGAAGCCGTAAGGAGCCGCCTTCGGGCCCTCTTTTCCTCAAGAGACCTCCGTTTCATGCTCTATACCAATGGAGAACTTATCTCGCGGGCCCTGGCGGCCCATCCCAACCTCTTTCAAGACCTCTGGCTGGTCTCCGTCTCTATCGATGGGTCGGAAAGGCAACATAACTTCTTCCGCCGGGGGACGGATCTGGCCCGCATCCGGGAAAACTTAAGGGCCCTGCGCCGGGCTTCCCCGGCCCGGGTGCTCATGTGGTCCACCCTAAGGGAAGGGGCCCGGCTTGCGGATTGTCTTGCCGAATTTCTGCGGCTGGAAAAAGAAGGTCTTGCGGACTACTTTTTCTGGCACCTCATCGAGCTCGATGAGCCCATACGCGATTTTCCCCAATTCTTTCAGATCTATCAGCAAGACTTGGTCGGGCTTTTCGAACATTATCTGGAACGTTTGGCCCGAGGCCAGATCCTTCCGGTCCTTCCGCTAAATGAACTCCTCTTTTTCCTCCTTAAGGGTCTGCGGCGCGGGCATACGGGCTGTGGGGTGGAACGGGCCGAAAACTTTGACCTTCAAGGGGGAAAGGTCCTGCCCTGTGCGGATCTGGGAGAAGATTTCGTGCTGGCGCAAGTGGATGAAAAAGGGAGGATTTGCTGGCAGAGTTCTCCGGGGGCCCTTTCCCTTCTGGTAAATTATCGGGAGGAACTTGGCTGTCCGGAATGTAGTGCAGATTTTTACTGTGGAGGGCGCTGCCCGGTGCTCTTTAAAAACTCCCCCGAGCGGGCCCGCCAGTACTGTCTTCTCACGCGGGCCCTGGTGTCCCTGGCCCGGGAGGGCCTTCCGGAGGTGCACCGGATCCTTTCCCGCAGGGGTCTGAGCCCGGAAGACCTCTATTTCCCCTACGGCTACCTGGCCCTCTTTACCGACGTGGTACCTTAA
- a CDS encoding MraY family glycosyltransferase — protein MRYLLVGFLFSFLGCLFFIRLNLFYDVQEGVQKFHTRPTPRIGGLAIYLASLLVSGLFFLAQKPFARELFLVLLSAFPVFLGGLLEDILKKVPPRWRLFSGFLSGALAFFLVSARVSRVDLPLFDNLLSFSLFSLIFTAFAFAGVAHAFNIIDGFNGLASGVAMLIFGAYAYVSFLNGDFFLLYLSLILFSATLGFFLWNYPFGLIFLGDGGAYFLGFMAATIGALLVKRHSGVSPWFPLLLVVYPVWETLFSIYRRKFLKSQSPFLPDAIHFHTFVYRRLVKFFLGGDIEDSKRNAYTSPFLWIMELMCLVPAVLFWRSTPLLMLFVLSFIAFYTWLYFRIVRFKTPKIFRAFN, from the coding sequence ATGCGCTATCTTTTGGTAGGGTTTCTTTTTAGTTTTTTGGGCTGTCTTTTTTTTATTAGGCTCAATCTCTTTTATGATGTTCAGGAAGGGGTGCAAAAGTTTCATACAAGGCCTACCCCAAGGATCGGGGGACTGGCCATTTACTTGGCCTCTCTTTTGGTTTCCGGGCTTTTTTTCCTGGCCCAAAAGCCCTTTGCCAGAGAGCTTTTCCTTGTCCTGCTTTCCGCTTTTCCGGTATTTTTAGGGGGTCTTCTTGAGGATATACTCAAGAAGGTTCCTCCCAGGTGGAGGCTTTTTTCCGGTTTTTTGTCGGGGGCTCTGGCCTTTTTCTTGGTCTCTGCCAGAGTAAGCAGAGTTGATCTTCCCTTGTTTGATAATCTTCTTTCCTTTTCTCTTTTTTCTCTGATTTTTACTGCTTTTGCCTTTGCCGGAGTGGCGCATGCCTTTAATATCATTGATGGTTTTAATGGACTTGCTTCAGGAGTTGCCATGCTTATCTTTGGAGCTTATGCTTATGTGTCCTTCCTTAATGGTGATTTCTTTTTGCTCTACTTGAGTTTAATTCTTTTTTCCGCTACTCTGGGCTTTTTCCTCTGGAATTATCCCTTCGGATTAATATTTTTAGGGGATGGAGGAGCCTATTTTCTTGGTTTTATGGCTGCAACTATAGGGGCTCTTTTGGTAAAAAGACATTCGGGTGTTTCTCCATGGTTTCCTCTTCTTCTTGTAGTGTATCCTGTCTGGGAAACTCTTTTTTCAATCTATCGAAGAAAATTTCTTAAAAGTCAATCTCCGTTTTTGCCTGATGCCATCCATTTTCATACATTTGTTTATAGGCGTTTAGTTAAATTCTTTTTAGGAGGGGACATAGAAGATTCTAAAAGAAACGCTTATACTTCTCCTTTTCTATGGATTATGGAATTGATGTGTCTTGTTCCCGCAGTCTTATTCTGGAGAAGCACTCCCTTGCTTATGTTATTTGTTTTGTCTTTTATAGCATTTTATACCTGGCTTTATTTTAGAATTGTTAGATTTAAAACGCCAAAGATATTTAGAGCTTTTAATTGA